A genomic segment from Candidatus Eisenbacteria bacterium encodes:
- a CDS encoding lanthionine synthetase C family protein, with amino-acid sequence MAVTISWKPILTDEIAANAEKAVLEIADALQEETWAPERISYGLAGGSSGLAIFYDELAQRWPGREFESLRDRHWNAAIDALANSPYPTPSLYGGFTGVGWATAFLSAKDQAGDEDGGSHEDLEEALLECLRTIKDPAHYDLIGGVAGWGLYALERWPHPRAVQALELIVDFFEQRAERVPDGIRWHTTPELLPPWQRERSPNGYYNMGLSHGMPGVWVLLAQTLARQVKPRVSKELLEGSVRWGLAQRWPGDSATSFPGTLNGNPSPPGARLAWCYGDLGVASGLYVAGQLTDRSEWSEEAVSIVRRASTLTREISRNVDCALCHGTAGVGHIFNRFYQATGDEAFLKAAAYWFDVTLDMRVDGIGPGRFATWRHDPDPHWQAMAGLLEGSSGIGLALLAAAGDREPSWDRFLSISPVR; translated from the coding sequence GTGGCCGTTACGATTTCCTGGAAACCAATCCTCACCGACGAGATCGCCGCGAACGCCGAGAAGGCTGTTCTCGAGATCGCGGACGCGCTTCAGGAAGAGACATGGGCTCCCGAGCGGATCTCGTACGGCCTCGCCGGTGGCAGCTCCGGTCTCGCGATCTTCTATGACGAGCTGGCCCAGCGGTGGCCCGGGCGCGAATTCGAGTCACTCCGTGACCGCCACTGGAACGCAGCGATCGATGCGCTTGCCAATTCCCCATATCCCACGCCCAGCCTCTACGGCGGTTTCACGGGCGTCGGCTGGGCCACGGCGTTCCTGTCCGCGAAGGACCAAGCCGGCGACGAGGACGGCGGATCCCATGAGGATCTGGAGGAAGCCCTACTCGAATGCTTGAGGACCATCAAGGATCCCGCCCACTATGACCTGATCGGCGGCGTCGCCGGATGGGGACTCTACGCACTGGAGCGCTGGCCGCATCCACGCGCGGTCCAAGCGCTGGAGCTCATCGTCGACTTCTTCGAGCAGCGCGCGGAGCGGGTCCCTGACGGAATTCGCTGGCACACCACGCCGGAGCTCCTTCCGCCGTGGCAGCGGGAGCGATCACCGAACGGCTACTACAACATGGGCCTGTCGCACGGAATGCCAGGAGTTTGGGTGCTTCTCGCGCAGACGCTCGCCCGGCAGGTCAAGCCTCGCGTCTCCAAGGAACTCCTCGAGGGTTCGGTGCGCTGGGGACTCGCCCAGCGATGGCCCGGTGACAGCGCCACCTCCTTCCCGGGCACGTTGAACGGCAACCCGAGCCCGCCGGGTGCCAGACTCGCCTGGTGCTACGGAGACCTTGGAGTCGCGTCGGGGCTCTACGTGGCCGGTCAGCTGACGGATCGCTCCGAATGGAGCGAGGAGGCCGTTTCCATCGTGCGACGAGCCAGCACGCTGACCCGCGAAATAAGCCGGAACGTCGACTGCGCTCTCTGCCATGGGACCGCAGGAGTGGGGCATATCTTCAACCGCTTCTACCAGGCTACGGGTGATGAAGCGTTCTTGAAGGCAGCTGCCTACTGGTTCGATGTCACGCTGGACATGAGGGTGGACGGGATCGGGCCGGGCAGGTTCGCGACCTGGAGACACGATCCCGATCCGCATTGGCAGGCAATGGCTGGACTCCTGGAAGGCTCATCCGGGATTGGACTCGCCCTTCTGGCCGCCGCCGGGGACCGTGAGCCGAGTTGGGATCGCTTCCTATCGATCTCCCCGGTTCGCTGA
- a CDS encoding M56 family metallopeptidase has product MTPSNLLDALLRASVAGGIATTVAWLLLIFARNRVPASRRAWIWWLVAAQFLTAAIPAHRIVLPFSENPPAITSVAPPTRIVAAQTGVAAHQISSQILPAAPRTVAGSLALLVLAAWLLGVALAVVLHLRALRRIEGIWKAAEPYDPDPEEALVLRCGRSRRKQPEVRVTAELDVPVTLAGWMPRILLPAGYGELPSHARHLVLAHECAHVARRDLLLGWLPAATEVLFWFHPLARWSVREYGQAREEACDAMALHRTQASPRSYGELLVHFGVASRPIPSTASCGSPTRSALLRRLLVLDSHSSTWGRIAGAILIAVAVLSLAPLTLHAHDDRDSREDKGTPKSPAELEIERFAYLLVQPGGNTMSGAMKMGGGYNDHERAQAAQKRMGGGMIWWFRLDRTQYGVNDPETLASVRAVLQKQDELQRRMLEDFDHDLELLHGRMERLQPKVERLEHRTMQLEEDREALEEDRDSGKKSQAELQRRLQEIERSRMEIEREREPLARQQEEISRQMEAVTERREAVRPEWERQELELRGQLRRIAEDAVRRGVARKL; this is encoded by the coding sequence ATGACTCCTTCGAACCTGCTGGACGCGCTCCTGCGAGCGTCGGTCGCGGGTGGCATCGCCACCACTGTCGCGTGGCTCCTGTTGATCTTCGCGCGGAACCGGGTGCCGGCCTCGCGGCGCGCGTGGATCTGGTGGCTCGTGGCCGCGCAGTTCCTCACGGCCGCCATCCCCGCTCACCGGATCGTGCTCCCCTTCTCCGAGAATCCGCCGGCCATCACCTCCGTCGCGCCTCCCACGAGAATCGTCGCCGCGCAGACGGGAGTCGCGGCCCACCAGATCTCGAGCCAGATCCTTCCAGCAGCGCCTCGAACCGTTGCCGGATCCCTGGCTCTTCTCGTGCTGGCCGCTTGGCTCCTGGGGGTCGCTCTGGCCGTGGTTCTTCATCTCCGTGCTCTTCGTCGGATCGAGGGAATCTGGAAGGCGGCGGAGCCGTACGATCCCGACCCGGAGGAAGCGCTGGTCCTGCGATGCGGCCGATCGCGCCGCAAGCAGCCGGAGGTCCGGGTCACGGCGGAACTCGACGTGCCGGTGACCCTGGCGGGATGGATGCCCCGGATCCTGCTTCCGGCCGGATACGGGGAGCTTCCGTCGCACGCCCGGCATCTCGTCCTCGCGCACGAGTGCGCGCACGTGGCGCGCCGTGACCTCCTCCTCGGCTGGCTACCCGCCGCAACGGAGGTGCTCTTCTGGTTCCATCCCCTGGCCCGCTGGAGCGTGCGCGAGTACGGGCAGGCCCGGGAGGAGGCGTGCGACGCGATGGCGCTGCATCGGACTCAGGCTTCCCCGCGCTCCTATGGCGAGCTTCTGGTTCACTTCGGCGTGGCGTCTCGACCCATTCCCTCGACAGCCTCGTGTGGCTCCCCCACGCGAAGCGCGCTTCTTCGGAGGTTGCTCGTGCTGGATTCCCATTCGTCGACCTGGGGCCGGATCGCCGGCGCCATCCTCATCGCCGTCGCAGTCCTGAGTCTCGCTCCACTCACCCTGCACGCCCACGACGACCGTGATTCCCGCGAGGACAAGGGAACCCCGAAGTCGCCGGCCGAGCTCGAGATCGAGCGCTTCGCGTACCTCCTCGTCCAGCCCGGGGGCAACACGATGAGCGGCGCCATGAAGATGGGCGGCGGCTACAACGACCACGAGCGCGCGCAGGCGGCCCAGAAGCGCATGGGCGGCGGCATGATCTGGTGGTTCCGTCTGGACCGCACGCAGTACGGCGTGAACGATCCCGAGACCCTGGCGTCCGTACGAGCGGTCCTACAGAAGCAGGACGAGCTTCAAAGGCGGATGCTGGAGGACTTCGATCACGACCTGGAGCTTCTACACGGACGCATGGAGCGGCTCCAACCGAAGGTCGAGCGTCTCGAACACCGCACGATGCAGCTCGAAGAGGATCGGGAGGCACTCGAGGAGGACCGCGACAGCGGCAAGAAGTCACAGGCCGAGCTCCAGCGTCGCCTGCAGGAGATCGAGCGGTCCCGCATGGAGATCGAGCGCGAGCGGGAGCCTCTCGCCCGGCAGCAGGAGGAGATCTCACGTCAGATGGAGGCGGTCACGGAGCGCCGTGAAGCCGTGCGCCCGGAGTGGGAACGGCAGGAGCTCGAGCTACGCGGCCAGCTCCGGCGGATCGCGGAGGATGCCGTGCGAAGGGGTGTGGCGCGTAAGCTCTAG
- a CDS encoding BlaI/MecI/CopY family transcriptional regulator has protein sequence MPPRPTSNQELDCLLHLAQQGPLTAASLWEGFGAPRNLARTTVLTILERLRRKGHVARRKQDGIYVYRALEGHVETMRRSVGQFVDRALGGSISPFAAYLSERTSVSDEELAELNRAVRALTERKRRTS, from the coding sequence ATGCCGCCACGCCCGACCAGCAACCAGGAGCTGGACTGTCTTCTCCACCTCGCCCAGCAGGGTCCCCTCACGGCCGCGAGCCTCTGGGAGGGATTCGGCGCTCCACGAAACCTCGCCCGCACGACGGTGCTCACCATTCTCGAGAGGCTTCGCCGCAAGGGGCACGTGGCGCGGCGCAAGCAGGACGGAATCTATGTCTACCGCGCCCTCGAGGGACACGTCGAGACCATGCGCCGCTCGGTCGGCCAGTTCGTGGATCGCGCCCTCGGTGGGTCCATCTCCCCCTTCGCGGCCTATCTCTCCGAGCGAACGAGCGTGAGTGACGAGGAGCTCGCCGAGCTGAACCGTGCCGTCCGGGCGCTGACCGAGCGGAAGAGGAGGACGTCATGA
- a CDS encoding nitroreductase family protein gives MTDLSALLNHHRSIRRYKPDPVPQALVEQVLGDAIAGSSSSGNLNAISMVLTRDPDRKRHLYTLHFEQDMVLQAPLLVTFCADWRRTRDWLRLRGARDNFDNFIGYHVAAFDAMILSQSVCLGFEAQGLGICYMGTTLHSMTEIAAFLELPDTCLPVTTIVVGYPAEDPPKRDRLPLRAFLHEERYHRAEGDELESIYEQREVKGWARYMAHPELKAKVEELGITSLAQFYTSEAKYDPEVFRADSEKLRALLESKHFLP, from the coding sequence ATGACCGATCTGTCCGCGCTCCTGAATCACCACCGCTCCATCCGCCGGTACAAGCCCGACCCGGTGCCGCAGGCGCTCGTCGAGCAGGTCCTCGGCGACGCGATCGCCGGGTCCTCGTCTTCGGGCAATCTCAACGCGATCTCGATGGTGCTCACGCGGGATCCCGATCGGAAGCGCCACCTCTACACGCTCCATTTCGAGCAGGACATGGTGCTCCAGGCGCCGCTCCTCGTCACCTTCTGCGCGGATTGGCGCCGCACCCGGGATTGGCTGAGGCTTCGGGGCGCGCGAGACAACTTCGACAACTTCATCGGATATCACGTCGCCGCGTTCGACGCGATGATCCTGTCCCAGTCGGTCTGCCTCGGCTTCGAGGCCCAGGGGCTCGGAATCTGCTACATGGGCACGACGCTCCATTCCATGACCGAGATCGCCGCGTTTCTCGAGCTTCCGGACACGTGTCTCCCGGTGACGACGATCGTGGTGGGCTACCCGGCGGAGGATCCTCCCAAGCGCGACCGGCTGCCGCTCCGTGCCTTCCTCCACGAGGAGCGTTATCACCGCGCCGAGGGCGACGAGTTGGAGTCGATCTACGAGCAGCGAGAGGTCAAGGGATGGGCGCGGTACATGGCGCACCCGGAGCTGAAGGCGAAGGTGGAGGAGCTGGGCATCACCTCGCTCGCCCAGTTCTACACGAGCGAGGCCAAGTACGACCCCGAGGTGTTTCGCGCGGACTCGGAGAAGCTCAGAGCACTCCTGGAGTCGAAGCACTTCCTGCCTTGA